TATgcaaattgtaatattatttttaaacgcattgttaattttatgttattcTAAATAGAATAATACATACCACATGCATCACGAATATCATACCACACTGACTTTCGTATCATCACGCTTATACACTCACAATTAATTGCCAGAGGTATTTCCGGAAAGAGCTAATAGGAGTTTTACACTTGCACATTAAATATAGCAATGAAAAACTCAAAAAATGATCATgtcaaaaaaataagatcgcTAGGATATGTCTCATATGtgtaaattattgttttaattataatatttgaaaaatatttacaatgataattaacattagtacatacatacataattatatgttTTAGCATACTGTCAAATCATTGTTCAATATGTTTATAAAAGCAATTTAAACGTCATGCACATTCCCGTGACCGAATGTTGAAGATGAAATCGAACTCCACAGTTCGCTCACATCACTTACTGCTTTATGTCCCATACTATCTAAGCATCTTTTGGCTTCAACCACAGCATTTTGCAAATGTCCAATTGTTTGTGCTTGAAGTTCATTCTGTAGAGAATGGAAGAGATAAGCatgcaatattaattttataaatacattattactTCCATATATtttagtaatttatatattagtaaAATTGAGAAGATACAAACCTGTTTGGATAgctcttttttatccttctcacATTGAGCTATAATACAATCCTGCATattaatctgaaaaaaaaaataataaaattggtaCTACATAatgaagtataaaaatatttatattccacATACCTTCATTGATAACTCTTggaaataagaatattattcgtGCTTCgttgattatttataatcactTTTTAAAAACAAGATACAATATCGCGAGTACAAAAGTTTTCAACTTTTAGTTCTTATTGACaaagtgatattttttttagagctcaaaaataataaaaaatttggagTGTGCACTTGTACATGTAATCTACtattaatgtatttaaatattttggtATGCACATCAActataatttaattgtttcataaattaattttttcaaattagttttatttgaatataattaaaattgttaatcttaagtataacttataaaataacaaaagcaTGTAAtgcttataatatttatgagttTTCTCATgcttataaaaatgtaattaacttaccttttcttgttgttttttatAGAGACTCTTCAGTTCATTTTGTGTGACTGCTATAGAATCATTTTGGATCATAACTACTTGATTCATATTTTCtaactgaaataaaaaaatatgtacatgtatattcatatatatctataatataatttgaaacatattgttatttataacgatcgattataatatattactaagatatttggtattttttttctttcaataaaaataatcttcgtTATATCAATTTAATACTTACAAGTTTGTCCTTAGAACATAATGTGTTTCTAAGATTTTCGATATCTCCATAACATTTTTCTAGTTGTCCTTCGTATCTTcttaatttatcgataattgtCATTACCAAAGTTGTTGAAGTACAAGACTGAGAAGATCCTTCACACATCTacagattatttctttttagatatttcttgttattcttataaatataataataatattaaatgttttatctaaataatataaagtaatgGAAACATCCATTTGATTTAAACATACCAGAAGTTTAAGTTCGCATTCGACATTTTGAAGTCCACTTTTTGTAGATTGTACTGCttcttgtaatatattaacaaGCTGGGATGTATTCTGTATGAATTAAAAGGTTTTAATTATAGACAATTAAGTATCTCATttaaaatgtttcattatctatttttataacaattcacattataaattaattgttattagatgatatattataaattgataattgttaaaaattattacctcTTGTTTCAATTGATATCCACAACATATAGATAATTCTTCTGGAGTACATTCTATATGCTTttttatgaaatgaaaattaatacgtattcattattcgtatatatattatttatatatgtgtgtgtgtgtgtgtgtgtgtaagtctCTTAAGATGAGATGTtggaatatttcatattttaatatttcagtatttttttatttgttttactaattttatatatgaggAGAAATTAAGTTTCATATAATTTCATCAGTTTCGAAAAAATGTTTGTGAactctatattataaaaaatacgattttcagagaaaagttttttctatcatattgGCTactttaaaacaaatttattttctttcttagattTTCTGTTTACTATCAAAAGTAATTGAGATATTCCAATATGCAAtcttaagaataaataaaatcattcatAACTGCTTCTTACAAAAGGTTCCAAATGTTTTTTTGACTTTTGAAGctctatttcattattatctaaACTTTTCCTAAGTTTTAATTCTACTTCCTTCTGTATTTTAAtctgaaattatataaaataatgaattcttAATACATTGCTGTCTCATatgtaatttgtatttttataatatatactatatgaaaaaaaaaagaaaattaaatttattacttactatattttctaattctaaaatttttttttgataatctaTACTATCAATAGAATAGGAACGTCTATAATTTTCTGCTTTCATTTGTACAGAAGATAATTCTTTCTCCATAGACTCAATGCTATTTTTCAGAAAGTTGTTGGCTTCTTGTTTACATTTAGTCTGATTATATAacaaacaatatatacattattacgaACAAATCTCTCTGCagatatcaatattaaaatcttttaacaTAGCACAATATGAAAAtcagtattaataatagttaataaaatgttaagtTCATAACCTCATGTTGTAAGATGCGAAGCTGCTCTTCCAAATCCATTATACGACACTtccattgatttattttatcgtcagATTTTGTTTGACATATTTtctagaaattaaaaaataagcattttattgaatatataaattatcatttttatactattttgAACATAAAAATTagcagaaatatatatataatttcataccTGTAATGTTTTAAGCTTATAATCGTCATATTCCTTtcttaatttatgtatatcttCCTTTGCTTTTAATAATTCGTTAATTGTctagaatttatattatagatattaaatgtAAGCAAAATTGTTCAAAAGTTAATCTGAGAATAATAACCAatggtataatatataaattatgtactTTACCTGATTTTGGCTTTGGAAATTTGCTGAATGTTCAATGAAATCATcctaaaagaatattataatatttcattactatgatatttctttataattactactcttgcaaaaaaaagaaaaaaaaaaaggaaaaaaaaagtataaaaccTGTTCTATTGTATTCCAGAAAGTTTCTAAAGTATCTTGCATCTTTGTATGTGCACTATCAATTTCTGCTTCAAGTCTTCctaatctttcttctttttcacaaaGAACTGTTTCGTCCATTTCGTTACGCATTaactaaaataatttgatagaaaatgaaacatttcaataaataaattacaaaaaattataatacttacAATTGTACTCATGTATTTCTGCAAATCTTGGAAGGAACATGTTATACAACAAAGTTGCTCTTTTAACTCCACTGAATTGGATGCAAAAAAACATTCctagaaacatatatataaatagataataaatatagaattttgAATGGTtaattcattttgtttttctttacgatttttatttacatattaattattaactttatcCTTGAATGATATTTACCTGATCTTGATGCATTTGAACATGATTAACTATAAGCTCGATTTTGTCAACTACAAAgtttaataaatcattacaTGTGCATGTTTCTACACATTCAGGTAAATTTTGATcctaaaatgaatttaaaaaataaaaaagaatatttctaaatgtataatttacaaattatagttacaagaaaagaaaaaaatttattgtatatctGTATTTTTCCTACCTTGATTTTttgttgtatattatttacataattaaataactcGGATTGAGCacgaataaattcattttttatatcttttagtTTCACTTTCTCAGTTGTAATTCGTTCAATATGTCTTGTCCTTTCTATTTcctaatatattaaaaaaaatgtcataaaaagaatatatacttttataatgtaacaaaaagtaatttcatcttacttgtaattttaatatattaattgcttgTAATACTGTTTCTCGCAATCGTAGTAAATGTTCTTGAGTATCTTTGACCATTTTGTTTAGTTCAGTGTACTATTAATATCACAAATCATGTAAATTGTAATGCATTTTGTAATGATTTTCAGATTTACAGCTTAAActaagtatattaataatgttatatgagtaatataagaatatactTTTTGATGTTGGACAtcaaatgaagaaagaatagTGCTAATTTCTTCACGAATATCTTCTGTTGCTGCTTGTGCCTCAACAGTGCATACACGAAATTCTTCCATTAATTTGAATTGTTGAACAATAATTGGATTTGACTATAAAATGTTaatagaagataataataaataaatatataaaaataataatttaataattatacataaaatactTACTATAGCCTCCTTTGACATTTCTGTAACATAATTATTCATTCTACTTTGCAtctataaagataaaataaacaatgtttatttactacgttattatatatttaaaatattatagatatttaatgTTTGTACCTCATTTCGTTTAGCAGtctgaaataagaaaaaataatatgattatataaatttcttttgcataaaaaaatttttatgtttaattgtatgtactataaaaaattagtatTATATGCGTAAAAACTTATACATACAGCATATTCCATAAATTcaatcgctttttttttttctttacatattctggaaatattttcaatattcttcATTAACTTCTCTGTTGTATCATACATCCACGTATCTACACTTTTATCTGTATCATGCCTCTGCAATcaagaatatttcattattaaagtatcaattgaaataaaattatacttattacaaaatacaatataattaaagttAGTTATTCAAAGTTATTAAAACATAATACATACAAGCTTTTCATTTTGCAATGCATCGTGCACGCAATTTAATTGGACTTCAATATTTGCTACAAAAGGTTGTAGATTTTCTTCAGTTTGTGACtgcaaaaaatatactttctatgatctaaattattattaactttgcCAATGgaattaatatgtaaaattagaTGTCAATAAACATTTTTCCTTGAAAAAGAATCAATACATTATTCtgtttatcatatttattcaactgtaaattattacaaatgcaCTGCATTATGTTGTATTATATAGTtaggaatatattatatgaaataattttgcttttataaTTCATGGAATTCCTTATAAACACATGAACTCTTCTTTTTAGCATTCtgcaatattataaatactgaaaaatgtttattaattataaatgtaaaataataatatttcataatcaaATAGACATGTACATTCATTTACTTGATTAGTTTCAATTAAAGATTtatagtttaaatattaaaataatacacacacgcgcgcgcgcgcacgcacgcatatgcatacacaaaatattttctttgtacattatttaaaaaaaaaaagaccttatttcatattttatataataatgaaagtttAATTGCAATTGACTTACTCTATCATCTTTCGAAGTTTTAGAAATGTTTAGgatcgttttaatattttgtatgttTTTATAAGCAGTCGTAAAATTATGCTCACTCgtctgtaaatataattttgttctattatattataattatatatagttgtaacattgaattattaacatatataattaataactttatGGATTATTAAACTGATCTATACAAGTTAGATATATTttgatcatttattaatttacctcaacatttttctgttttaagtgtcgtacgattttttttaactctgtttttaaatcatcaagcttttcttcctctttttgtaataataagtTTGTTTTGGAAAaacacataaatattttctaaaaacgAAGTActatttatgttataaatattataaataatataaacatgtaaattttataaaatttaattacatcaaaaaatatatacctgATATGAATTACTTGGATTACTTAAGGATTCTGTATCctataaaaacattattattatatgaaatatataatataagttttAAAACAGCATACCTTAACTCACCATTATATAAGCATCAGCATCAATTTGATCTTTCAGTGAAGAGTAAATATTCTGAAATCATATAGATAGAaatgatttctcttttttggtcaaagaatattttgtacaaatagagaaatatataattaaaattatatcatcaAGAATAAGGCAACCATgctgaaaattttatatatatgtgcgtgtatatatatatatataatattaattatttaaatataaaatatatattttctattatgaCGAGTAAAATAAGATTATGATTTTATCATTTGCTCAATATGAATAGTCATAGTTACTTGTCAGAAACACTCATGATTTAGGccaaattattgtttttgcGATTGTGTTGTGTAATAGCGTCTTTATAAGCTGGTGATATATTTCTAATGGATTCCACAATACTTTCGTCAATGTTACGTCGTCTTCTGCCTTTATCAATTTCccttttgtatatttgtttagaaGAATTGTCTAGATTagttattgtattattttgtgACTGTGAGTCAATAATGGGTGTATTTGCAATTAGTTTTTTATGATGTATTAAagtatcaaaattattatatggaAAAGATATATGATCTTTATATTTGACAACTTTATATAAGTAACATGgtgttataattttattgcataACTTATGAGAAAATCTTATATTACCATTAGCATTGAATTGTTGATGGTAATTCGACATGCAACGAAGATGAACAGGAAATGAAGACTAAAACAAAggataataagataaaatattcagaATAAAATAGTGACTGAAAGTATACCTTCAAttcaatttgtttctttctcattttttttataatatcatctTTAAAATGGATTTGCATATTAGCATAACGATATTGTTCTTCTAATTTTCTGATTTCTTGGCtcaaaaacattattaaattatgcttttttgtaatttctatGGCTAATGATTCATGTGTTTCCATAGATTCCTAATAATAGCAtacataaatgatataataataaaatttaaaggaGCATAtgcaaaagtaaataaagcaaaccttttttatacaattcatttgagattttatttcctcaatctctttatctttctttttcaactgaAGTTGCAAATGTGTCATATTTGTTATATCTGATTCAGTATCTTGTAAATGCTCTTGAAGTTTTTTAACTTCTAAAccattatcaatatatttactttccaCTATGTCAGCAACTAAGATTGTCTGAACAGCAACAGAAATGACAAAACTATCTTTAtatcaaagatatatagaaacaatacaatgaaaatgaaaatattaaattttattatctaattgtaatatatttaattcttttaatatattctattgtaatatatatttttacttttaatttctatttcagCATGATTGCCTATAAAATTGTTAACCAACTATTACTAGAAGATTagtttatatctattatacacatcaatttcttcaaatatgtatacataatattttatatatgatgtaCATGTAAAAAAATGCCCATCattgtttcaattattatcccaattaataaatcatatagataaatagaaacttACATTATCAGAATTTGTTGGAGGTGATGTTGACCTAACACAGATATGATTATCTTCCTGAGATTTTTGAATAAGTTCATTACTACAATTCTGAACATCAGAAacatatctttcttcctttgataattttttattaagctcagcatttttttcttctaatttacTTTGATACCtgcataatataattaatgtatataatgtgcTTATATCACagctatttataaataataaaaaaaagagcataATTTATAACAGACAAATTCTCAATCAGTTAAACTTTGCAAAACGTTTCATtcaattcattattatatgtacttacacatAAGCTTCCTTGTCTTCCAGTTCTGCCACCTGCTGTTTGAAAAGtgaattttattcaatttgcatttgtttctattttgaaaaatgtatgcAGTAACATAACAAACAttctttttaatgtaaaaactaaaacattaattaaaataatatataaattataataaaaattaatataagctaattgttatatttaagaggataagtatattattttgattattatatcatatttaatttctaaataatatgtGTCTTTAAtgtttgtattaaaaatgatctatTTCAATTATGAATCAATACTAATTTCAGATACAAGAATgcttattataacaatatagtggtttaaatattttttactgatGGATAAATGAGAGccattgtaaaaaattatgttttaattcaaatataccttTGAATTTATAGTGTCATCTACACTTGTATTTACCTGGGCACATACACAACTGTAacaaacaataaaaacaataagaaaaaagcaaataataatgaacaattatgtagtatattttagagaaataataattctataatttaaagttataattattttcagtattttctttcaattagtgttaatataaattttatgaaaatagataaaagaagcaaaagaaaaagttataataaaaacgaaagtatGCATATCACAAGATATTTGTATAGTGGAACTttgattatctttttatttctaatttgcTGTTAACTACCAGGATAATGTTTTTATGATTCATATGTTGTCTATGCTCTTAATCTGTAAtgaaaatatacttacattttcactatttatattctattatctaattattttttgcttgattatttttacttaattattCATCATATTGTTTGAATCCTATATTCTGAGAGATAATCAAAGTTGTAAACTCATAAAAATACATGTATTATAGGAttgaagatatatattattttttctatatatatatatatataattttatatatatatatattttttctatatatttttaccttttttataGCTCTTTCTaagtttaatataaataatattaatgtctGATAATTAAGAGCAATTAATTAGAAAGACTatgtaaaagaatattataaatagatttcatggaaaaaagaataaatatacaaaaagtaAATTCTCTGGCAATGCACTTACTAATactagaaaaattaaagaaaagatatattaatctgaacctttttttatttatacttactttaaaGGAGTAGGAATATCATTAGGATTAATGTAATAGAATGTTATGCCATCAAGATTCCAGCCATTATCTGTTTGAGCTCTTTTAAGCAATTCTAATAATCCTTTGATATCAATCCAtagaaattctattttttgaCGAAGGCTCTTTTCATCGTCTTCTAGTTCTCTGATGCGATTTGAGAGTACACTTAATTTctaaagtaatattaatatttttatatcacataAGATTACactacataaatatatattaaattacctCCTCTGATTgattcgttaataaaattttatccgAAACAACTTTAGATGACtgctttaatttttcttctaatattttaaCTCTGTCACTAGCAGTTTGTTCCAGGTCTTGTACAGTATTGACTAACATAATATTCTGTTCACCCAAATCCTTAATCCATTCcgtcattattttcattttcatctaaAATTGTATacgtttgtattattttcttttttctaattttctaatgatatACAATGTACAACAATTTTTTCTAGAAAATAGTAAAAGCTTGAATcctgttaaataattaatctgaCAAGTACATAAACTGTATTTTACAACGAACAATTATGACCATATTTCAGttgatatatagaaataatttgtcaaatattatagataactagaagaatataaaaatgattggaaattaaatatataaagttctATTAACATccgtatattataaattttgaatctatttaaaaatatattatattacgagaaaatgtatgtatgtgaatcTTTAGTTTGCTCATTATTATAAGTCATAAGATTACACCTTGCACATAGGCACAAAATAACATATTTAACTTACTGATACACGGTCGAATTCATTTGCCGATTCCGAATCGACCTTTTTGATACGAGcttcatataatttatgaaactCATCAAGAATTTGTAAGCTTTCAGTTTCACCACAAGTTTCCCCCGTGTTTTCATTAATTGCTGTGCAAATTTGCTCTCGCTTTGGCAAGACAGAGATATTTGTAGAATCTTGGACAATATTACTGACCGTATACATGGCACAATTGAATAATTGTAcattaaatagaattattaacACCTCAATATTCTTAGAGTTAAGATCTTCTTATACCCAGAGGTgcggataataaaaataattctgatgcggtaaataataacaaattaaatcGCCATTTTTTATGTATGGCGCGAGCAAACAACGGATGCTAAGGAGAACTTTTTAAGAGTAGATAATTGTAGGTAGCAATTACTCtgtaaaaatacttttttcgaaatcatttataaacGTTACATTGACCTCTTACGGGCGAAGTTACATCAAATAATCTCGATGATCGTTAAGGTAGAAatcgtatatttaaaaaaacgatGTATCATAATAGGTCGCATTTTGAATTCaacaaatacatttatatgttttttgattgtttataaatatagaattactacgtagtaacaaaaaaaaagaaaaactgttttaaataaaaaatgaattattattctcatGGTAAAGTAGAGAATAAATCAACAAACGATAACTTCGACTAcgttaaatatcaatatagaGGGCCTTAGTTCCAatcttgtaaaaaagaaattatttatattatatctttatttcgttaaCGTTAGGTGGCGCAGGTGAGCTAGGTTTATATAACGAGGCATATGATCTTGAGAACCATTTAGTTTCTGAAGCGAACATGGCCGGAACGTTGTCCAGAGATATtgttaattgtttatataagttttaatatacatatataagaattataataagatCACGAATTAAATACGTTCTTTTCGTGTACTACACccgaaacaagaaaaattgaaaaagcaaTCCAAAGCGTTACGTTTAAATTTATCTCTTAGTGTGAAATTTTCTATCTCGGGAAACGTGGTAGTGATATAGGCAAAAATGCCTCTTACAGCTGAAAAGACGCAATTcttaagaaaacatttttatatgaaagtcATGTTCTTGATAGTAAACACATAttcaatatatagataaatgttCGATGGAATTAGATAGGTTAGAGTATAATAGGTTAGAATACAGTAGGTTAGTGTACAATAATGAGTTCATTGAGAAAAGACTGGAATTTATTAaagatgtaataaaatttgttgattttttttataaggaaGTGAGTTTTTTTTGTAATAgctgtttaaaaaattattttataatcattagaataaatattaaattttatcggattagtttaaatttttatcttaagaTCTTGTAAACTATGTTAATATGTTTCataaggatttttttttaatctttttttgatGGATTTATGGAtagttttaataaagaaattattttagatttcATTGCGTCGAACGACTAAAGCAAAATATCAGAATATTTTAGAAGATCCAAATTTAGTGTTCCATTTAAGATAATGTATAGTTATTTGAGTCAacataattgtatataattaaggAAAGATTAtcaaagtattaattttaaactagttaagtaattaataaaattaattaacgatataataaaaaccatcaaagtattatttcttaaaatagtaagagaagaaagaaaaggagtgATCATACCATTGCCAatacatgcacatatatgatactaaagaaatgtaattataGGTTTGTTAccaaagaatttattatacgcGCCTATATCAACCGATGGTTCATTATTCAGGTTTGTAattttagttaaaaaaaaggaaatttgtttttaactgaaaaaaagaaaaggaatctgtattcaatttttatattagaaattagattgcttgaaaaagagaaaattaatttttatacaatatatt
Above is a window of Vespula vulgaris chromosome 4, iyVesVulg1.1, whole genome shotgun sequence DNA encoding:
- the LOC127063572 gene encoding golgin subfamily A member 3-like isoform X1: MYTVSNIVQDSTNISVLPKREQICTAINENTGETCGETESLQILDEFHKLYEARIKKVDSESANEFDRVSMKMKIMTEWIKDLGEQNIMLVNTVQDLEQTASDRVKILEEKLKQSSKVVSDKILLTNQSEEKLSVLSNRIRELEDDEKSLRQKIEFLWIDIKGLLELLKRAQTDNGWNLDGITFYYINPNDIPTPLNCVCAQVNTSVDDTINSKQVAELEDKEAYVYQSKLEEKNAELNKKLSKEERYVSDVQNCSNELIQKSQEDNHICVRSTSPPTNSDNNIYSSLKDQIDADAYIMDTESLSNPSNSYQKIFMCFSKTNLLLQKEEEKLDDLKTELKKIVRHLKQKNVETSEHNFTTAYKNIQNIKTILNISKTSKDDRSQTEENLQPFVANIEVQLNCVHDALQNEKLRHDTDKSVDTWMYDTTEKLMKNIENISRICKEKKKAIEFMEYATAKRNEMQSRMNNYVTEMSKEAISNPIIVQQFKLMEEFRVCTVEAQAATEDIREEISTILSSFDVQHQKYTELNKMVKDTQEHLLRLRETVLQAINILKLQEIERTRHIERITTEKVKLKDIKNEFIRAQSELFNYVNNIQQKIKDQNLPECVETCTCNDLLNFVVDKIELIVNHVQMHQDQECFFASNSVELKEQLCCITCSFQDLQKYMSTILMRNEMDETVLCEKEERLGRLEAEIDSAHTKMQDTLETFWNTIEQDDFIEHSANFQSQNQTINELLKAKEDIHKLRKEYDDYKLKTLQKICQTKSDDKINQWKCRIMDLEEQLRILQHETKCKQEANNFLKNSIESMEKELSSVQMKAENYRRSYSIDSIDYQKKILELENIIKIQKEVELKLRKSLDNNEIELQKSKKHLEPFHIECTPEELSICCGYQLKQENTSQLVNILQEAVQSTKSGLQNVECELKLLMCEGSSQSCTSTTLVMTIIDKLRRYEGQLEKCYGDIENLRNTLCSKDKLLENMNQVVMIQNDSIAVTQNELKSLYKKQQEKINMQDCIIAQCEKDKKELSKQNELQAQTIGHLQNAVVEAKRCLDSMGHKALFVKGETIQLLTMFIDETQIQYSDCFTEAAAQEKLLELQRDAIDTLQSKIEYMINDKHLVVTSLHTTYCSILSIIQDQLKLCTNDFQALIYKINTLMQTNIILGNKYITAKKLWKETNQELQELKNMLSKDKKQTKMYETKSCQCKVDIEHKSCMTQNLICKRTSEDSLILDKQDSFQSHESQAQTEIIIRENQNLNKQLQNYKLDLVVYKNELKIKDQEIKDLECCLKSENQNLKINLEKQTKEFEDLIIELNIAKQKEINFKKYVIDMETRQEEIQNLKQQIDCNESLIRKQAQAIDHLQEKLHTSEQQIRQYISESTSFKDRFLSIKVLLKDKSDNMAKLQADYEVLKNENSILKTENIALETKAKEDLYLLRKKLKETQTELSFIKDSYYKTVEDYNNTQENLIQSVRREAELQESLTIAEKEYCSKLANFESKIARLENLICELDEESTDTKKILSSKNTELCQTQNMCKSFSNQLKTAQQDLYELQEKYIKMDNSNCHLTQQLQECIDENCSLLQQKTSLEQDNYKFANQLHNMHQSLMELKKECQSKDKSLACVSAELTETVVNRSELCNESQYMVSCIRTWMEEQRKLVETLVSKLHIKQQQLTIFKQQFGHEKKTLLIKIRELRRVNNILTQRLKRVHRTTIGKNTKSTGYSYLTQNLGKSSICPIKSVRRTSVCGNSWWFPRMEYITNQLRKNNQWWHTNIANKSKNNSGVDENRDCGYQSSASK
- the LOC127063572 gene encoding golgin subfamily A member 3-like isoform X3; translation: MYTVSNIVQDSTNISVLPKREQICTAINENTGETCGETESLQILDEFHKLYEARIKKVDSESANEFDRVSMKMKIMTEWIKDLGEQNIMLVNTVQDLEQTASDRVKILEEKLKQSSKVVSDKILLTNQSEEKLSVLSNRIRELEDDEKSLRQKIEFLWIDIKGLLELLKRAQTDNGWNLDGITFYYINPNDIPTPLNCVCAQQVAELEDKEAYVYQSKLEEKNAELNKKLSKEERYVSDVQNCSNELIQKSQEDNHICVRSTSPPTNSDNNIYSSLKDQIDADAYIMDTESLSNPSNSYQKIFMCFSKTNLLLQKEEEKLDDLKTELKKIVRHLKQKNVETSEHNFTTAYKNIQNIKTILNISKTSKDDRSQTEENLQPFVANIEVQLNCVHDALQNEKLRHDTDKSVDTWMYDTTEKLMKNIENISRICKEKKKAIEFMEYATAKRNEMQSRMNNYVTEMSKEAISNPIIVQQFKLMEEFRVCTVEAQAATEDIREEISTILSSFDVQHQKYTELNKMVKDTQEHLLRLRETVLQAINILKLQEIERTRHIERITTEKVKLKDIKNEFIRAQSELFNYVNNIQQKIKDQNLPECVETCTCNDLLNFVVDKIELIVNHVQMHQDQECFFASNSVELKEQLCCITCSFQDLQKYMSTILMRNEMDETVLCEKEERLGRLEAEIDSAHTKMQDTLETFWNTIEQDDFIEHSANFQSQNQTINELLKAKEDIHKLRKEYDDYKLKTLQKICQTKSDDKINQWKCRIMDLEEQLRILQHETKCKQEANNFLKNSIESMEKELSSVQMKAENYRRSYSIDSIDYQKKILELENIIKIQKEVELKLRKSLDNNEIELQKSKKHLEPFHIECTPEELSICCGYQLKQENTSQLVNILQEAVQSTKSGLQNVECELKLLMCEGSSQSCTSTTLVMTIIDKLRRYEGQLEKCYGDIENLRNTLCSKDKLLENMNQVVMIQNDSIAVTQNELKSLYKKQQEKINMQDCIIAQCEKDKKELSKQNELQAQTIGHLQNAVVEAKRCLDSMGHKALFVKGETIQLLTMFIDETQIQYSDCFTEAAAQEKLLELQRDAIDTLQSKIEYMINDKHLVVTSLHTTYCSILSIIQDQLKLCTNDFQALIYKINTLMQTNIILGNKYITAKKLWKETNQELQELKNMLSKDKKQTKMYETKSCQCKVDIEHKSCMTQNLICKRTSEDSLILDKQDSFQSHESQAQTEIIIRENQNLNKQLQNYKLDLVVYKNELKIKDQEIKDLECCLKSENQNLKINLEKQTKEFEDLIIELNIAKQKEINFKKYVIDMETRQEEIQNLKQQIDCNESLIRKQAQAIDHLQEKLHTSEQQIRQYISESTSFKDRFLSIKVLLKDKSDNMAKLQADYEVLKNENSILKTENIALETKAKEDLYLLRKKLKETQTELSFIKDSYYKTVEDYNNTQENLIQSVRREAELQESLTIAEKEYCSKLANFESKIARLENLICELDEESTDTKKILSSKNTELCQTQNMCKSFSNQLKTAQQDLYELQEKYIKMDNSNCHLTQQLQECIDENCSLLQQKTSLEQDNYKFANQLHNMHQSLMELKKECQSKDKSLACVSAELTETVVNRSELCNESQYMVSCIRTWMEEQRKLVETLVSKLHIKQQQLTIFKQQFGHEKKTLLIKIRELRRVNNILTQRLKRVHRTTIGKNTKSTGYSYLTQNLGKSSICPIKSVRRTSVCGNSWWFPRMEYITNQLRKNNQWWHTNIANKSKNNSGVDENRDCGYQSSASK